In Mugil cephalus isolate CIBA_MC_2020 chromosome 20, CIBA_Mcephalus_1.1, whole genome shotgun sequence, the following are encoded in one genomic region:
- the LOC124997812 gene encoding hemicentin-1-like isoform X4: MLLLRMLGLIIIMFLLCDADSTCPPDSTPLQVEPTVIIREYGDHVDVNCSHYDNHLDILWRVGNNTLVGDNDYDYFTLSLSLSDWNMSAECIVKINESHECSKHLEINVYKNPEVVLSTKNVQALGDETLYELQCDILDVAPVENLVLRWYTNNELNKTDVFNNTIRTPVNESGTLTLRVRREDNVVQVTCEAQLVFGPSGSLPSVSHTHSVSAHYAPELKIQSNTQDIYVAEGDDISLNCEAEGNPPPVFQWTSDGLSVLEEDSDTLNITQVNASSTYICTATNNLGSITKQIHVHVTNVNVQATPAAAPLSPLAPETGCPVTLTPPEIVVRFGDPVSVNCTTSDADSTCPPGSTPLQVEPAVIIREYGDHVDVNCSHYDNHLDILWRVGNNTLVGDDDYDYFTLSLSLSDWNMNAECIVKINESHECSKHLEINVYKNPEVVLSTKNVQALGDETLYELQCDILDVAPIENLVLRWYTNNELNKTDVFNNTIRTPVNESSTLTLRVRREDNVVQVTCEAQLVFGPSGSLPSVFHTHNVSAHYAPELKIQSNTQHIDVAEGDDISLNCEAEGNPPPVFQWTSDGLSVLEEDSDTLNITQVNASSTYICTAANNLGNITKQIHVHVTNVNVQATPAAAPLSPLAPETGCPVTLTPPEIVVRFGDPVSVNCTTSDADSTCPPDSTPLQVEPAVIIKEYGDHVDVNCSHYDNHLHILWRVGNNTFVGDNDYFVMHNLSLSDWNMNAECIVKINDSHECSKHLEINVYKNPEVILSTKNVQALGDETLYELQCDILDVAPVENLVLRWYTNNELNKTDDFSNTIRTPVNESSTLTLRVRREDNVVQVTCEAQLVFGPSGSLPSVFHTHNVSAHYAPELKIQSNTQHIDVAEGEDISLNCEAEGNPPPVFQWTSDGLSVLEEDSDTLNITQVNASSTYICTATNNLGSITKQIHVHVTNVNVQATPAAAPLSPLAPETGCPVTLTPPEIVVRFGDPVSVNCNTSGDKGLGWEATVGGTGLENVAFLPWTVENLNTWNPLASCYTFVNDKQCEKHLNFTVYQTPDQVSVLDDGPMLEGKEYQLLCSITNVAPVRKLKVKWYRGHETLFEETFNDTVLTSQNLNSTLRITPTKENNGAVFTCQAELHLGPNGPKFLQNKTSAPYTAVVHYTPIIINCPAQYVVEHNYSLDMLPCKADGNPSPTVNWYHEDEVVNPSVPLSRNDSGNYRAEFENSVGTDSTTVQITVEYEPSFTCSETYDVKVNGELQCEPEGLPTPTLTWFKDGQNIAPPRWTKEDSGEYLLQASNKHGSANHTLRVNILYAPELKIQSNTQDIDVAEGDDISLNCEAEGNPPPVFQWTSDGLSVLEEDSDTLNITQVNASSTYICTAGNYLGNITKQIHVHVTNVNVQATPLAPEIGCPVTLTPPEIVVRFGDPVSVNCTTSGDEGLGWEATVGDTGLENVAFLPWTVENLNTWNPLASCYTFVNDKQCEKHLNFTVYQTPDQVSVLDDGPMLEGKEYQLLCSITNVAPVRKLKVKWYRGHETLFEDTLGDTVLTSQNLNSTLRITPTKENNGAVFTCQAELHLGPNGPKFLPNKTSAPYTAVVHYTPIIINCPAQYVVQPGFSLDMLLCEADGNPPPTVKWYHDDKVVNPSVPLSRTDSGNYRAEFENSVGTDSTTVQITVEYEPSFTCSETYDVKVNGELQCEPEGLPTPTLTWFKDGQNIAPPRWTKEDSGEYLLQAFNKHGSANHTLRVNILYTPIIINCPAQYVVEHKYSLDMLPCKADGNPSPTVNWYHEDEVVNPSVPLSRNDSGNYRAEFENSVGTDSTTVQITVEYEPSFTCSETYDVKVNGELQCEPEGLPTPTLTWFKDGQNIAPPQWTKEDSGEYLLQASNKHGSANHTLRVNILYAPELKIQSNTQDIDVAEGDDISLNCEAEGNPPPVFQWTSDGLSVLEEDSDTLNITQVNASSTYICTAANNLGNITKQIHVHVTNVNVQATPAAAPLSPLAPETGCPVTLTPPEIVVRFGDPVSVNCTTSGDKGLGWKATVGDTGLENVTVLPWTVQNLNTWNPLASCYTFANDKQCEKSLNFTVYQTPDQVSVLDDGPMLEGKEYQLLCSITNVAPVQKLKVKWYRGHETLFEDTFNDTSLVVLTSQNLNSTLSITPTKENNGAVFTCQAELHLGPNGPKFLPNKTSAPYIAVVHYTPIIINCPAQYAVKHKYSLDTLLCKADGNPPPTVKWYHEDQVMNPSVPLSRNDSGNYRAEFKNSVGPNSTTVQITVEYEPSFTCSETYDVKVNGELQCEPEGLPTPTLTWFKDGQNIAPPQWTKEDSGEYLLQASNKHGSANHTLRVNILYAPELKIQSNTQDIDVAEGDDISLNCEAEGNPPPVFQWTSDGLSVLEEDSDTLSITQVNASSTYICTATNNLGKITKQIHVHVTNVNAQATPLAPETGHFPPWLWLAIIISVIILTISIFVVFLRLCQKKEGQYRFVQQSDISMSIMTNEGNENLI, translated from the exons ATGCTGCTGCTCAGGATGTTGGGTCTTATCAtaatcatgtttttactttgcG ATGCAGACAGCACTTGCCCTCCAGATTCAACTCCTCTTCAGGTGGAACCTACTGTGATAATAAGAGAATATGGAGATCATGTTGATGTAAACTGCTCCCACTATGACAATCACCTTGACATATTGTGGAGAGTTGGAAACAATACACTTGTAGGTGACAATGATTACGACTATTTCACGCTCAGTTTGTCACTGTCAGACTGGAACATGAGTGCAGAGTGcatagtgaaaataaatgagtcTCATGAATGCAGCAAACATCTTGAAATTAACGTTTACA agaaCCCAGAAGTTGTCCTCTCCACCAAGAATGTACAGGCTTTGGGGGATGAGACACTGTATGAACTGCAGTGTGATATCCTCGATGTCGCTCCCGTTGAAAATCTCGTATTGAGGTGGTACACAAACAATGAACTCAACAAGACGGACGTTTTCAACAACACAATCAGAACACCGGTGAATGAGTCTGGTACTCTGACCCTCAGAGTCAGAAGAGAAGATAATGTAGTCCAGGTTACATGTGAGGCTCAGCTGGTCTTTGGGCCGAGTGGAAGTTTACCGTCTGTTTCTCACACCCACAGTGTTTCTGCACACT ATGCTCCCGAGCTCAAGATTCAATCCAATACTCAAGACATATATGTAGCTGAGGGCGACGACATCTCACTGAACTGTGAAGCTGAGGGAAAccctcctcctgtctttcaGTGGACCAGTGATGGGCTCAGTGTGCTGGAGGAGGACTCAGACACACTCAACATTACTCAAGTAAATGCCAGCTCAACCTACATCTGCACAGCTACCAATAATCTTGGAAGTATAACTAAGCAAATCCATGTTCACGTGACAAACGTGAACGTCCAAGCAACCCCTGCAGCCGCTCCCTTGTCTCCTCTCGCTCCTGAAACAG GTTGCCCGGTGACACTGACTCCCCCTGAAATTGTGGTGAGGTTTGGAGATCCAGTTTCAGTCAACTGCACCACATCAG ATGCAGACAGCACTTGCCCTCCAGGTTCAACTCCTCTTCAGGTGGAACCTGCTGTGATAATAAGAGAATATGGAGATCATGTTGATGTAAACTGCTCCCACTATGACAATCACCTTGACATATTGTGGAGAGTTGGAAACAATACACTTGTAGGTGACGATGATTACGACTATTTCACGCTCAGTTTGTCACTGTCAGACTGGAACATGAATGCAGAGTGcatagtgaaaataaatgagtcTCATGAATGCAGCAAACATCTTGAAATTAACGTTTACA agaaCCCAGAAGTTGTCCTCTCCACCAAGAATGTACAGGCTTTGGGGGATGAGACACTGTATGAACTGCAGTGTGATATCCTCGATGTCGCTCCCATTGAAAATCTCGTATTGAGGTGGTACACAAACAATGAACTCAACAAGACGGACGTTTTCAACAACACAATCAGAACACCGGTGAATGAGTCTAGTACTCTGACCCTCAGAGTCAGAAGAGAAGATAATGTAGTCCAGGTTACATGTGAGGCTCAGCTGGTCTTTGGGCCGAGTGGAAGTTTACCGTCTGTTTTTCACACCCACAATGTTTCTGCACACT ATGCTCCTGAGCTCAAGATTCAATCCAATACTCAGCACATAGATGTAGCTGAGGGCGACGACATCTCACTGAACTGTGAAGCTGAGGGAAAccctcctcctgtctttcaGTGGACCAGTGATGGGCTCAGTGTGCTGGAGGAGGACTCAGACACACTCAACATTACTCAAGTAAATGCCAGCTCAACCTACATCTGCACAGCTGCCAATAATCTTGGAAACATAACTAAGCAAATCCATGTTCACGTGACAAACGTGAACGTCCAAGCAACCCCTGCAGCCGCTCCCTTGTCTCCTCTCGCTCCTGAAACAG GTTGCCCGGTGACACTGACTCCCCCTGAAATTGTGGTGAGGTTTGGAGATCCAGTTTCAGTCAACTGCACCACATCAG ATGCAGACAGCACTTGCCCTCCAGATTCAACTCCTCTTCAGGTGGAACCTGCTGTGATAATAAAAGAATATGGAGATCATGTTGATGTAAACTGCTCCCACTATGACAATCACCTTCACATATTGTGGAGAGTTGGAAACAATACATTTGTAGGTGACAATGATTACTTTGTCATGCACAATTTGTCACTGTCAGACTGGAACATGAATGCAGAGTGcatagttaaaataaatgattctcATGAATGCAGCAAACATCTTGAAATTAACGTTTACA AGAACCCAGAAGTTATCCTCTCCACCAAGAATGTACAGGCTTTGGGGGATGAGACACTGTATGAACTGCAGTGTGATATCCTCGATGTCGCTCCCGTTGAAAATCTCGTATTGAGGTGGTACACAAACAATGAACTCAACAAGACGGACGATTTCAGCAACACAATCAGAACACCGGTGAATGAGTCTAGTACTCTGACCCTCAGAGTCAGAAGAGAAGATAATGTAGTCCAGGTTACATGTGAGGCTCAGCTGGTCTTTGGGCCGAGTGGAAGTTTACCGTCTGTTTTTCACACCCACAATGTTTCTGCACACT ATGCTCCTGAGCTCAAGATTCAATCCAATACTCAGCACATAGATGTAGCTGAGGGCGAGGACATCTCACTGAACTGTGAAGCTGAGGGAAAccctcctcctgtctttcaGTGGACCAGTGATGGGCTCAGTGTGCTGGAGGAGGACTCAGACACACTCAACATTACTCAAGTAAATGCCAGCTCAACCTACATCTGCACAGCTACCAATAATCTTGGAAGTATAACTAAGCAAATCCATGTTCACGTGACAAACGTGAACGTCCAAGCAACCCCTGCAGCCGCTCCCTTGTCTCCTCTCGCTCCTGAAACAG GTTGCCCGGTGACACTGACTCCCCCGGAAATTGTGGTGAGGTTTGGAGATCCAGTTTCAGTCAACTGCAACACATCAGGTGATAAAGGACTAGGTTGGGAGGCCACAGTTGGAGGCACGGGTTTAGAAAATGTAGCCTTTCTGCCGTGGACGGTTGAAAACCTGAACACCTGGAACCCCCTGGCCTCCTGCTACACTTTTGTGAATGATAAACAGTGTGAAAAACATCTAAACTTCACTGTATATC agactccagaccaagtGTCCGTGCTGGATGATGGTCCGATGCTGGAGGGCAAAGAGTACCAGCTGCTATGTAGCATCACCAATGTGGCTCCTGTGCGGAAGCTCAAAGTGAAGTGGTACCGAGGTCACGAAACTCTGTTTGAAGAAACATTCAATGACACCGTATTGACCTCACAAAATCTTAATTCTACCTTGAGAATCACTCCTACCAAAGAAAACAATGGAGCCGTTTTTACGTGTCAGGCTGAGCTGCACCTTGGACCCAATGGACCAAAATTCCTCCAAAATAAAACTTCTGCTCCATACACCGCTGTGGTGCACT ACACTCCAATCATCATCAACTGTCCTGCACAATATGTTGTGGAACATAACTACAGTTTGGACATGTTGCCCTGCAAAGCTGATGGGAACCCTTCACCGACAGTTAACTGGTACCATgaggatgaagtggtgaatCCATCTGTGCCTCTCAGCAGGAATGACTCAGGAAACTACAGAGCTGAATTTGAAAACAGCGTAGGCACGGACAGCACCACGGTTCAAATCACAGTAGAAT ATGAGCCCTCCTTTACCTGCAGTGAGACCTATGATGTTAAAGTGAATGGTGAGCTCCAGTGTGAACCAGAAGGACTACCTACACCCACACTCACCTGGTTCAAAGATGGACAAAACATAGCCCCACCACGGTGGACAAAGGAAGATAGTGGAGAATACTTACTTCAAGCATCCAACAAACACggatcagccaatcacacgcTACGTGTCAATATTTTGT ATGCTCCTGAGCTCAAGATTCAATCCAATACTCAGGACATAGATGTAGCTGAGGGCGACGACATCTCACTGAACTGTGAAGCTGAGGGAAAccctcctcctgtctttcaGTGGACCAGTGATGGGCTCAGTGTGCTGGAGGAGGACTCAGACACACTCAACATTACTCAAGTAAATGCCAGCTCAACCTACATCTGCACAGCTGGCAATTATCTTGGAAACATAACTAAGCAAATCCATGTTCATGTGACAAACGTGAACGTGCAAGCAACCCCTCTCGCTCCTGAAATAG GTTGCCCGGTGACACTGACTCCCCCGGAAATTGTGGTGAGGTTTGGAGATCCAGTTTCAGTCAACTGCACCACATCAGGTGATGAAGGACTAGGTTGGGAGGCCACAGTTGGAGACACGGGTTTAGAAAATGTAGCCTTTCTGCCGTGGACAGTTGAAAACCTGAACACCTGGAACCCCCTGGCCTCCTGCTACACTTTTGTGAATGATAAACAGTGTGAAAAACATCTAAACTTCACTGTATATC agactccagaccaagtGTCCGTGCTGGATGATGGTCCGATGCTGGAGGGCAAAGAGTACCAGCTGCTATGTAGCATCACCAATGTGGCTCCTGTGCGGAAGCTCAAAGTGAAGTGGTACCGAGGTCACGAAACTCTGTTTGAGGACACATTAGGTGACACCGTATTGACCTCACAAAATCTTAATTCTACCTTGAGAATCACTCCTACCAAAGAAAACAATGGAGCCGTTTTTACGTGTCAGGCTGAGTTGCACCTTGGACCCAATGGACCAAAATTCCTCCCAAATAAAACCTCTGCTCCATACACCGCTGTGGTGCACT ACACTCCGATCATCATCAACTGTCCTGCACAATATGTTGTTCAACCTGGGTTCAGTTTGGACATGTTGCTCTGTGAAGCTGATGGGAACCCTCCACCCACAGTTAAGTGGTACCATGATGATAAAGTGGTGAATCCATCTGTGCCTCTCAGCAGGACTGACTCAGGAAACTACAGAGCTGAATTTGAAAACAGCGTAGGCACGGACAGCACCACGGTTCAAATCACAGTGGAAT ATGAGCCCTCCTTTACCTGCAGTGAGACCTATGATGTTAAAGTGAATGGTGAGCTCCAGTGTGAACCAGAAGGACTACCTACACCCACACTCACCTGGTTCAAAGATGGACAAAACATAGCCCCACCACGGTGGACAAAGGAAGATAGTGGAGAATACTTACTTCAAGCATTCAACAAACACggatcagccaatcacacgcTACGTGTCAATATTTTGT ACACTCCAATCATCATCAACTGTCCTGCACAATATGTTGTGGAACATAAGTACAGTTTGGACATGTTGCCCTGCAAAGCTGATGGGAACCCTTCACCGACAGTTAACTGGTACCATgaggatgaagtggtgaatCCATCTGTGCCTCTCAGCAGGAATGACTCAGGAAACTACAGAGCTGAATTTGAAAACAGCGTAGGCACGGACAGCACCACGGTTCAAATCACAGTAGAAT ATGAGCCCTCCTTTACCTGCAGTGAGACCTATGATGTTAAAGTGAATGGTGAGCTCCAGTGTGAACCAGAAGGACTACCTACACCCACACTCACCTGGTTCAAAGATGGACAAAACATAGCCCCACCACAGTGGACAAAGGAAGATAGTGGAGAATACTTACTTCAAGCATCCAACAAACATggatcagccaatcacacgcTACGTGTCAATATTTTGT ATGCTCCTGAGCTCAAGATTCAATCCAATACTCAGGACATAGATGTAGCTGAGGGCGACGACATCTCACTGAACTGTGAAGCTGAGGGAAAccctcctcctgtctttcaGTGGACCAGTGATGGGCTCAGTGTGCTGGAGGAGGACTCAGACACACTCAACATTACTCAAGTAAATGCCAGCTCAACCTACATCTGCACAGCTGCCAATAATCTTGGAAACATAACTAAGCAAATCCATGTTCACGTGACAAACGTGAACGTCCAAGCAACCCCTGCAGCCGCTCCCTTGTCTCCTCTCGCTCCTGAAACAG GTTGCCCGGTGACACTGACTCCCCCGGAAATTGTGGTGAGGTTTGGAGATCCAGTTTCAGTCAACTGCACCACATCAGGTGATAAAGGACTAGGTTGGAAGGCCACAGTTGGAGACACGGGTTTAGAAAATGTAACCGTTCTGCCGTGGACAGTTCAAAACCTGAACACCTGGAACCCCCTGGCATCCTGCTACACTTTTGCGAATGATAAACAGTGTGAAAAATCTCTAAACTTCACTGTATATC agactccagaccaagtGTCCGTGCTGGATGATGGTCCGATGCTGGAGGGCAAAGAGTACCAGCTGCTATGTAGCATCACCAATGTGGCTCCTGTGCAGAAGCTCAAAGTGAAGTGGTACCGAGGTCACGAAACTCTGTTTGAAGACACATTCAATGACACCTCTTTGGTTGTATTGACCTCACAAAATCTTAATTCTACCTTGAGTATCACTCCTACCAAAGAAAACAATGGAGCCGTTTTTACATGTCAGGCTGAGCTGCACCTTGGACCCAATGGACCAAAATTCCTCCCAAATAAAACCTCTGCTCCATACATCGCTGTGGTGCACT ACACTCCGATCATCATCAACTGTCCTGCACAATATGCTGTGAAACATAAGTACAGTTTGGACACGTTGCTCTGCAAAGCTGATGGGAACCCTCCACCCACAGTTAAGTGGTACCATGAGGATCAAGTGATGAATCCATCTGTTCCTCTCAGCAGGAATGACTCAGGAAACTACAGagctgaatttaaaaacagCGTAGGCCCGAACAGCACCACGGTTCAAATCACAGTAGAAT ATGAGCCCTCCTTTACCTGCAGTGAGACCTATGATGTTAAAGTGAATGGTGAGCTCCAGTGTGAACCAGAAGGACTACCTACACCCACACTCACCTGGTTCAAAGATGGACAAAACATAGCCCCACCACAGTGGACAAAGGAAGATAGTGGAGAATACTTACTTCAAGCATCCAACAAACACggatcagccaatcacacgcTACGTGTCAATATTTTGT ATGCTCCTGAGCTCAAGATTCAATCCAATACTCAGGACATAGATGTAGCTGAGGGCGACGACATCTCACTGAACTGTGAAGCTGAGGGAAAccctcctcctgtctttcaGTGGACCAGTGATGGGCTCAGTGTGCTGGAGGAGGACTCAGACACACTCAGCATTACTCAAGTAAATGCCAGCTCAACCTACATCTGCACAGCTACCAATAATCTTGGCAAAATAACTAAGCAAATCCATGTTCATGTGACAAACGTGAACGCCCAAGCAACCCCTCTCGCTCCTGAAACAG gtcACTTTCCTCCGTGGCTTTGGCTGGCAATAATTATATCAGTGATCATCTTGACCATCAGCATATTCGTGGTCTTTTTACGCCTTTGCCAGAAAAAAGAAGGACAATACCGTTTTGTCCAGCAGTCAGACATCTCCATGTCCATAATGACAAATGAGggaaatgaaaatttaatttga